The Elusimicrobiota bacterium genome includes the window CCGGTGAAAACATCATCCTTGAAACATATTTTGTATCTATATAGAAATCTATGTGCATAATATAATGTTCAGCAAGCATAGGGTGTGTTATTTCTCCGATTTTAACGTTAATATCGATACATCCCTCGTTGGGTAAAAGGCCGCATTTTTTTGAGATAGTAATTGAAGGGATATGTTTTTTTTCGGATTCTCCATATGTAGCAATATCTTTCGAAGTTTTTACTTCAGACTCCTTAAACATTTTTTTCGGCGCGCCGCAAACCGGGCATTTTTCAGGAGCAGATCCGTCAATTGAAACAAAACCGCACATTCCGCATTTAAACGCTTTCATAAAACCTCCCTTAATAATTTGGGGACACAATACTTAATTCAATTTCAGAGCCAACCGCATTCCTGATTTAATTGTATTATTATTAGAATGAAATAAAATATCACTAAATGAGAATTAAGTATTGTGTCCCCAAATTCCAGCAAACGCTTTCCCGAATTCAAAACATTTCTGAAGTTCTTCGGGAGTAGGCGCAAAACGGACTTGAACAGAAGGCAATACAATTTCAACTCCTGCTTCTTTTAGTTCGTTTTCAATCTTGGCAGTAGCTCCTCCGGCCCAACCGAATGAACCGAAAGCTGCGGCAATCCTATTCTTTGGTTTTAATCCTTTAAGAAAATATAAAAACCCCGCGATTGAAGGAAGCATTTCATTATCATGCGTAGAAGATCCGGCTAAAAAGCCTTTTGCCTCAAGCAAATCATTAATTAAAGTAGTCCTGTCGACCTTGGTCACATCATAAAGCCTTGCTTCAAGACCGGCGGAATTAATACCTTCAAGTATTTTTTTGGCCATCTTTTCGGTAGAATTCCACATAGTTTCATAAAAAATTATTACTTTGTTTGTTGTGGAATTTTTTGCCCAATATAAATATTTTTCAACTATCTGCATCGGATTTTGTCTCCAGATCAAGCCGTGGCTGGGAGCAATCATTTTTATCGGAATATTCATTTTAATTACATCGTTGATCTTTTTGTCTATAAGCGTTCCCAGAGGCCATAAAATATTTGCATAGTATTTTGAGCATTCATCCCAAAGAGCGCATTCGTCAACTTCATCTGTATAAGTTTTATTTGAGGCTAAGTGATGGCCGAAAGCATCATTAGGAAATAGAATTTGATCTTCAATTGAGTAAGTAAACATGCTGTCGGGCCAATGGATCATCGGGGCTTCAACGAAAGTAAGCGTTTTTTTGCCGATTTTTAGTTTATCTCCCGTTTTTACTATTTGAAAATCCATTGGGATCTGATAATATTTTTCAAGCCCTTCTTTGCATTTTGAAGTTCCGTAAACCTTAGCTCTGGGGCATAGCTTGAGAACTTCAGGTAAAGCGCCGGAGTGGTCAGTTTCAACGTGATTTGCGATTATATAATCAATTTTTGAAGGATCAACTATTTCTTTTATGTTGCTGATAAGTTCATTTGCAAACGGGCCGTAAACCGTATCAATTAGAGTAATTTTTTCATCTAAAATTAAATATGCATTATAAGTGGTTCCTCTATCGGTTACATAAGTGTTACCGTGAAATGCGCGGACATTCCAGTCCACAACACCAACAGCATAAATGTTTTCAGCTATTTTTCTTACAGCCATAATAATTCTCCCCAATACCTAATTTATAAGGTTTAAGTGGTAAGTTTTAAGATAAAATATCTGTTTGTATTAAACTTAATCCTTATCACTTACCGCTTACTACTTCTTCTGTACGTATCCCTTAAGGATATTTCCTTCTTTTTTAAGCTCAATAAGCTTTTCGCCGGTCATTTCGCACCAGACCGCAATGTCTTTTTCAAAACCGGGATCATCTGAAATAATTTCAAGTATGTCGCCGGATCTCATTTCCTCAAGCTCAAATTTGGATTTTATAATAGGCATTGGGCAGAAAAGCCCGGCGCAATCAAGAGTTTTTTTTACTTCCATCTTACTTTCCTTTTGAGACCTTACCGCATTTCGGACATTTCTTTAAATGTTTTTCATATTTTTGGCCGCAACCGCACTTTATGAATTCCACCGTGCACGGCTGACAAAAAGCTGGTTCAATGCAGCTTAATATCAGTTCCGGTTCACAAAAACCGCAATCACATTTAATTTTTTTAGTTTTTTTTTTCATTTTATCTCCGCCTAATTGATTTCACCTACGAGGAGTCACTTCGGCTTCGCTCAGTGCCACCTCGTAGGTGTATTGATCCAGAAGTATTTCTGCTTTTCCCCTAACTACTGTCTACTAATTCCTGTCTACTTTTTCTTATTCAGGTAATCCTCTATTGCCTTATGCAACGCGTCCGCTCCAAGATTTGAACAATGCATCTTATTCGGCGGAAGCCCGCCGAGTTCCTGAGCAACCGAAGCATTAGTTATTTTTAACGCTTCTTCAATGGTTTTTCCTTTTGCCATCTCGGAAACCATAGATGAAACTGCTATTGCAGCGCCGCAGCCGAAAGTTTTGAATTTTACATCTTCAAGCTTGTTATCTTTTACTTTGATATAAAATGTCATTAAATCCCCGCATACGGGATTTCCTACCGTGCCAATGCCGTCAGCATCTTTAATTTCGCCGACATTCCTTGGATTTTGGAAATGCTCCATTACTTTTTCTGAATAAAAAGCCATTGATAACTCCTTTTTAGCGTATAGCGTGTAGCGCATAGCGTATAGATAAGATACTGCAAAAGCTTTTAAGGTTTTTTCGATCTTTCCTATACGCTATCTACTGTACGCTATCCGCTATTCTTCGTGTTCATGTTCGTGCTCATAATCGGTGCCCGGACCGGCTTCTTGCCTTTTTCCGGTTTTTATAAAATAATCGTACAGAGGCGACATATCTCTAAGTTTTTTAACAATCGGAGGAAATTCTTTAAGCAGATAGTCTATTTCCGAATCCGAATTATATTTTGAAAGAGTCATCAGGATTGATCCCTGTCCTATGGCCGGATCGCAATTTATCGCTGTAAGAACATGCGACATTTTTAGCGCTTTGGATGCGCAGGCAGAACCGCTTGAAACACAGATTCCTTTCTGATCAAGAAACAAGAACATTCCCTCGCCTTCAATAAACTCTATTGAGAAATTAACATTTCCGGGTAATCTCTGATAAAGATGGCCGTTAAGGTAGACATGCTCAATTTTTTCAGGAAGTTCATTTAATATCCTATCTCTAAGCTTTATTATTTTGTCGCTGTTGATACTCATCTCACTCATTGCGATTTCAGCCGCTTTCCCCAGCCCCACAATAGCCGGAACATTTTCAGTTCCTGCCCTTCTGCCTCCTTCCTGAACACCGCCGTCTATTTGAGGTACGATCCTCACACCCTTTTTGATAAAAAGCGCAGCAGCGCCTTTTGGGCCGTAAAATTGGGAT containing:
- the nifU gene encoding Fe-S cluster assembly scaffold protein NifU — translated: MAFYSEKVMEHFQNPRNVGEIKDADGIGTVGNPVCGDLMTFYIKVKDNKLEDVKFKTFGCGAAIAVSSMVSEMAKGKTIEEALKITNASVAQELGGLPPNKMHCSNLGADALHKAIEDYLNKKK
- a CDS encoding flavodoxin domain-containing protein, producing MAVRKIAENIYAVGVVDWNVRAFHGNTYVTDRGTTYNAYLILDEKITLIDTVYGPFANELISNIKEIVDPSKIDYIIANHVETDHSGALPEVLKLCPRAKVYGTSKCKEGLEKYYQIPMDFQIVKTGDKLKIGKKTLTFVEAPMIHWPDSMFTYSIEDQILFPNDAFGHHLASNKTYTDEVDECALWDECSKYYANILWPLGTLIDKKINDVIKMNIPIKMIAPSHGLIWRQNPMQIVEKYLYWAKNSTTNKVIIFYETMWNSTEKMAKKILEGINSAGLEARLYDVTKVDRTTLINDLLEAKGFLAGSSTHDNEMLPSIAGFLYFLKGLKPKNRIAAAFGSFGWAGGATAKIENELKEAGVEIVLPSVQVRFAPTPEELQKCFEFGKAFAGIWGHNT
- a CDS encoding cysteine desulfurase family protein, which codes for MLVYLDNQSNTKLDDRVFQVMIPFFKENYGNAQTIYSLGTISKDAIDKARNQVAKLINAKDEEIYFTSCGSESNNLAIKGIAEANKQKGKHIVVSAVEHFSVLNAAKRLSQNGYEISYIPVDKYGSISLEDVKKSLREDTILVSIQHANTEIGTIQNIEEISKVVKEKNIIFHTDAVQTAGTIAVDVQKLNVDLLTLSGSQFYGPKGAAALFIKKGVRIVPQIDGGVQEGGRRAGTENVPAIVGLGKAAEIAMSEMSINSDKIIKLRDRILNELPEKIEHVYLNGHLYQRLPGNVNFSIEFIEGEGMFLFLDQKGICVSSGSACASKALKMSHVLTAINCDPAIGQGSILMTLSKYNSDSEIDYLLKEFPPIVKKLRDMSPLYDYFIKTGKRQEAGPGTDYEHEHEHEE
- a CDS encoding desulfoferrodoxin family protein codes for the protein MKAFKCGMCGFVSIDGSAPEKCPVCGAPKKMFKESEVKTSKDIATYGESEKKHIPSITISKKCGLLPNEGCIDINVKIGEITHPMLAEHYIMHIDFYIDTKYVSRMMFSPDKINPAACLHIKVPKGKITVIEQCNIHGDWMNETDF
- a CDS encoding sulfurtransferase TusA family protein — translated: MEVKKTLDCAGLFCPMPIIKSKFELEEMRSGDILEIISDDPGFEKDIAVWCEMTGEKLIELKKEGNILKGYVQKK